The sequence attaaaaaagaatttttaagttaaacggttttattgaaaacaatacttacatgaagtaataataattctaaaagctacaaaataattaaataggtactagtcatcacactccccatcaatctatggcgttgatcagacaattaaatataatcgttggacgcgtcaaatttctattgatagtcatatataagaccaactgaatcaggtaatgctacgcctcacatttttagaaatttcacgcgcccaacgcttttatttgtctgatcaacgccatagattgatgaggagtgtgatgactagtacctaggacctacctaattattttgtagcttttggtattattattacttcatgtaagtattgttttcaataaaaccttttaacataaaattttcttttttttattattttattacatatagACAACCCTATTGAGTAATTTGCGATCAGTTACTAATTCAGTCTGAGTCAGTATGATCTCGTAGCTTAtggaaatttattataaaaaaaatcatcaaTCTAGTTTCAATAGGAACGTTTCATGATCCATTCACATTATAGCAGGGAAGAATTATTAATTATTCTACATGACGCAATGACGCTAAGCTTAAAATCTCAAAGAGCTATGAGTTGTACATTGTGGACAAAGTGCGGGGAATTTATACGCTTACCCTTTGGGggcacgcaacaaattaaatggggttacactgatatgacagcccttggtcgggaaaaatcccgagtcgctccggtacatagaaccgactgccttggataACAAATTTGCGATGACAAAACGAGAGctgaggccctattcagtaactgtaagttttgaaatgtacatttttctttcatacaaattatatgaagaaaaagtgtacattttaaaactcacagttactgaataggggcCTTGGTATCGATATGGTATGATAGAACGTTCCCATAGACAGTTAAAGTCCTCAATAATGGTACCACAGGTTGGAACGAAGAGTTATCGATAATACTCTTAGGTTTGCGATCGACTTTCAATGAAGATATTTTAGCTATATCAGCGGAAATAGTTTTTGGTCAAAACTTAAGATGACCTGGTGAACTTCATGAAGTACGTCGGCATCAATAACGAAATTGACATAGCAGCCTTACAATTTTCTCagtgtaaaataaatatttatgaagcCCTCGCTACACCTTCTACATATATAATTTAGCATTTAAGCGAGGAAGTTTTGTTGCATATATTTCTTACGCTCTTTTTGTAGCTGGAAAGAAGCTATTGTAATTACTATTATCGGCTAATTTTTACACAAACTATTTCATAAACTATTCTTGTTTTAAAAACGTaagtatttatatacatatatatttaaaaaaaaattgtaatttccAGCTAAATGCGTAATTCCATGTAAGAATGGCGGTCGCTGCATAGGCACCAATATTTGTCGCTGCCCGAGTGGTTTACTTGGTAACCATTGCGAAATCGGTCGCCGTCAACGCTCTACCTGTAAACGTCCATGCAAGCATGGGACATGTATGCCGAATAAGACCTGTAAATGTGATCCTGGTTTCTATGGACAATTTTGTAATGGCAGTACGTAACTATTTTTGTAATAGTTCTTATAAATCCAAAGATATAACAAATTTTCCGTCATATTTTAGGAGTTAAAAAACATCGTAAGATTCATAGATAGATGTCGCAATGAACGTTTGGTTAAATCTACTACCGAGACTTTCACTTTGATGCACTTCGGCtgctttataaaaaaatacaaagaatttttatatttctacCATATCGATGTTTATTATCGTCTCCGTTTTTCTTCGGATCCACATATATATCGTTGACTTTTAAAATGTATGTTGCTTAATGCATGTATGAGCTTGTTCTTTATAGTTTTTTATTAAaagtataatatatgtatgtacggtCATCTGTGGCAGTTTTATACATTTCCACTTAGAGCTTTAATCGAGATTTCAGCCTATGAAAcagttgaactggtcggtcaataagGTCCTCTGGAAAAAGATTTTACGTAAAATTTtgcaatacaaaattaaatttcgaaacgCAGAAGATTTGGGATCTCCAATTACAACTGGGCCTTTTTTCCAAAGCTTTTACTCACAAAAAGTTTTGTTGCATGACGTAATGACAGAATTTGACAACAGATGACAGCACAAAGCAAGTTGCCGAGCTCAAGAAACTCGGTGCCCATCTGGTTTCCTTGTCACCCCTCTTCTCTAAGTAACGAGTTtgagcaacaaaaatatttgtgtatAAACAACGACGAATCgagcaaaaacaattttaagcTTTGGTAAAAAATATCACCGACTACAATGGGATTCCATGGCATCCCTATATAATAAGTTCTTTTTACTTTGTAGTGTTCGTGAAAATGTACTAGATCTTACGATTCCTTctgaacacaagcgagattttcgagacccgaaaactcgacttctcgcgagattctcgtgtctcgaagtactcgtaaatctcgcgagcttctcgccATTCTTAATTAATCGCTGTACGGACAGTATTTACACACttcgtttttttttacttgtgacttttttgttgataatattgcttcaatgacatttaactcaaaacatatttattatacatataatcatggcggaacgatacaaggtggcagcatgggacaactgattataaactttttttatttgatttgatacatcaacttccggcgcagtacgattttgacatttgtccatcgaagttacaaaaacaaagtacatagaatttttatatatgtttgtaggtatgtaaacatgctgccaccttgtatcgttctgccatgcatataatttttttcgtaatattttatttttcaacgagacatcaagaacacggcttctcgcgagactctcgaatttcgaattactcgtaaagcgaacatgttcgagaaatcgtaagctctaaaccTTTGTTGTTTAATTccaaaatgtaattattttcgtTGCGGAAGTATAAAATGTTAAAACTACAGTGAAGACAGTGTAGTTTCAAATAAAGGAATTAATAAATGTTCACAGTTAAAGCTCTAAGTAGAGATATAGTATTTGAATCGTTTATTTCTAGAAATATTGTGATAAACTTTTTTGTTTGATTAATGtaacaaaattttacttcaagGAAGTCTGAAAATGTCTTAATTTATATATTAATTGTAATTAAgcagttttaaaaaataaaaagaaatttaatatAAGTTGAAGCTTGGGATTTAAGAAAACTTTTTACTTGCGTTTTTTAACAGCATAATTGAGTACGGTTCTCAAACTTTATAATAGACAGGACAACGGACGTTGAGATGATGTTTGCCTTTCCAACAGCGATATCAGCCAAAATTCTTTCTAAACTGTCTTATGTTTATATTAGTGGTATCAGAACATTTTTAAAACGTTCATATGCTAAAACACATCGTGCGTTTTCATTCGGTTGGGAAATAAAAACTTTTTCAGATTTCAGTAACTTTGCACCACACAATATTGTCAATTTGAACTCTTGTTTTATTCCACTTCTGAGTTAAGCGAGTTTCTCATCATAGGGCTTCATGATCAGCCCCCTGGTTAACTCCAACAAACTTACCATCTTTTCTTAAGGCATCCGCATTAACGGTGTAACTGTCGTTTCGGTGGCATTGAAAGGAATCATATTTTTATTTACCGTGACCACTCATCTAACTTATCGTTGTTTGTtttacaaacaaagaaaaaacatttttcatGACAAAACTTAATTTTTATTGACCAAAATACTGAGTTTGTGTAAATACATTTAAGTAATTTATAAtcgttactttttttttataaccGGTTTTGGTGCGCAACCCTCCATATACAATCTAAGTGTCTCCTCATCCATTTTCTCATTTTCCTTTGGTGGTTTATAATCAGCTACATGATCCACACGTAATGTACGTCCCAACAATTTAATACCATTCAAATTATCAACTGCCAAAATAGTAGAACGCTGATCTTCGTAGCATATAAAGCAGAACCCTTTAGATTTTCCACTGCTTTTATCCCGTATCATattaatatttacaatttctCCATATTGAGAAAACACGCAGATTACATCACCTTCAGTCAGGGTGTAGGGTAAACCACCAACAAATATCCAAGCTGAGCCTTTATACATATCATGCCATGATTTCTTACCACCTTTTAAATCCGTTTCACTGAGTTTAAGGACGTTTTTTATATTTGTCATGATATTCATGATTTTGAGTTTACCTGTAGAGAACATCATAGAATTAATAGTAATCATACTAAGACCCACTTCCCGAACGGAAAGTTAACTTTTTAATTCAGAGTTATCCTCAGGGgttaaattcatacatttttgacaaatagtttaaattaactctgagttaaaaaaaaatagctagccgttctgcaagtgggcttaAGAGAATGAATAGCAATCACAATCATAGTAGTCACATTTTCGCTTCTTGTaattaaaaattatcattagCAAATTAATAATAACTGCAACCAGGTAAAATTTGGAAAGTTATGAACGCGCAAATATCCATAGGTCCTTGTAATATTCAAAAGGTTCAACGTAGCGCCCGCTTACATTGATAATTATCCACTGGATTACTGAGATTATGTCCGGCCTAGATGATGGCTCTAGGTAAGCATAGATTGCAGTTCAAACTGTCAACAGTGACGTTGGTGTAAAGATTCAAATGTGGGAATTCTTTACCTTTAAAAAATCGGATGTGTAACAATTCTCTTTTCCGTTACGCGTGTCTTTTCTAAGATCGACAGTCCAGTTTATAAGTCTAAACAGGTTGATGGTGGGATACAGTATGTTATATAATTATGATTCCATAATTATTTGCGATATTCTAGTTCTGAAAAAACCACACGCACATTTTTAATAACTTGAATAGCTCAGCTGATGACTCGCTATATTCTTGCACTTTGGTTTTCATCTACAAACTGGATCTCGAGCTCATCATCTTTTTCGATATTGTACAGTGTTGAATTCACTAATAACTGAAATACATTTTGAATGTATTTTAATGCATTGTCGTTATTGCTCCTACATGAATTTGTGATGGGTTTAAATCTTACCGGCATATtcataatcaaaataaaaaatgcataaTTATAAAGCTCTGTAACAGGCAGATTGTATTGAAatgacattttaaaaagctttataaacatGGCAATTCCATTTTCAGGTACAGTTATCAGAAACTGTTAAAGCCTCGGGTAGAGAATTAAGGTTCGC is a genomic window of Eurosta solidaginis isolate ZX-2024a chromosome 4, ASM4086904v1, whole genome shotgun sequence containing:
- the LOC137251264 gene encoding RNA-binding motif protein, X-linked 2, whose product is MNIMTNIKNVLKLSETDLKGGKKSWHDMYKGSAWIFVGGLPYTLTEGDVICVFSQYGEIVNINMIRDKSSGKSKGFCFICYEDQRSTILAVDNLNGIKLLGRTLRVDHVADYKPPKENEKMDEETLRLYMEGCAPKPVIKKK